One genomic region from Gossypium hirsutum isolate 1008001.06 chromosome D13, Gossypium_hirsutum_v2.1, whole genome shotgun sequence encodes:
- the LOC107918805 gene encoding receptor-like protein kinase FERONIA, whose amino-acid sequence MITNSKAYHIMRLSQFWAYFSLIFLGLSFHIRRRTFVSAESLAYLRTESIFLDCGSSAKQSLSLGRNWSSDIGSQFIASNSDSDSIITTASKGMTVPYITARLFYTKFSYTFNVTPGPKFIRLHFYSDSYQGLNASQSFLTVTAGRYTLLRNFSCYLTAKYLKTDHFFKEFIVYVENHTLELIFSPTSNPPNAYGFVNGIEVVSMPLQLYIRGDDVSLPFVGFHNNMLAIDNKFALEMVYRANVGGQTISPDQDTGMFRTWNDDASYIFGAAFGQLDYDTTVSIQYPKTVPAYTAPEDVYRTARSMGQYNEINMNYNLSWFFPVDTGFLYLVRLHFCEIVPDMTLGNQRVFFIFINNQTAETQADVIVWSKGHGVAVYRDYIVMVPLQAARKQDLWLELHPNIQVKPEYYDAILNGLEIFKISNYDGNLAGFNPPLDESNIQQASSPALSKKSKKGLQNRIKYSISGGLLFILCLFVLIFIKTRRKWKMKNTKDSSPCNNFHADDITKATNNFDESLVIYNLDMGKVYKGEINGTEVAILRGIKEISEQDFKEGIKMLSQTHHHNIVSLLGYCQEDSEKILVYEYMDNGTLSDHLHDHSKHLSWNQRLEICVGAARGLHYLHTGKNRPIVHGDISTSSILLDENWTAKILSFGFTMASHNSDGYSIHIGSQTDVYSFGLVLLEVFSGRAPPLNLKTENDKNSGSNGDDDHESLIPPASDCLEKGDVDQLLDQSLKGKISLESVGNFVKITKQCLAKKEVKRPSMSEVLYSLELLQMSQDNESNESSPKGLYPESCSDLMIGVEFSDMLMSSGR is encoded by the exons ATGATTACCAACAG CAAAGCCTACCATATTATGAGGTTGAGTCAATTTTGGGCATATTTCAGTTTGATATTTCTGGGTTTAAGTTTCCACATTCGTCGAAGAACGTTTGTGTCTGCAGAAAGCTTAGCTTATCTTCGAACAGAAAGCATATTTCTCGACTGTGGTTCTTCAGCAAAGCAAAGCCTATCTTTGGGAAGGAACTGGTCATCTGACATCGGCTCACAGTTCATTGCTTCTAATTCAGATAGCGACTCCATTATCACCACTGCCTCTAAAGGAATGACAGTCCCTTACATCACTGCAAGGCTTTTCTATACCAAATTTTCGTACACCTTTAATGTCACCCCAGGCCCAAAGTTCATTCGTCTCCACTTCTATTCAGATTCTTATCAGGGTCTCAACGCTTCTCAATCTTTTCTCACTGTCACAGCCGGTCGCTACACACTCTTGAGAAACTTCAGTTGCTACCTTACTGCCAAATACTTGAAAACCGATCACTTTTTCAAGGAATTCATCGTTTATGTTGAAAATCATACACTGGAGTTGATATTCAGCCCAACTTCAAATCCTCCTAATGCTTATGGCTTCGTAAACGGAATCGAAGTTGTTTCGATGCCGCTTCAGCTTTACATTCGTGGCGATGACGTGTCCCTTCCTTTCGTTGGCTTCCATAATAACATGCTTGCAATTGACAACAAGTTTGCCCTGGAAATGGTTTACAGAGCAAACGTAGGAGGCCAAACCATTTCTCCGGATCAAGATACGGGGATGTTCCGAACTTGGAACGATGATGCCAGTTACATATTCGGAGCTGCTTTCGGCCAGCTTGATTATGATACCACTGTTTCAATTCAATATCCCAAGACGGTTCCGGCTTATACAGCACCCGAAGATGTATATCGAACTGCCCGATCAATGGGTCAGTACAACGAGATCAACATGAACTACAACTTGAGCTGGTTCTTTCCGGTTGATACTGGTTTTTTGTATCTAGTAAGGCTCCATTTCTGTGAGATTGTGCCCGATATGACCTTGGGGAACCAGAGGGTGTTTTTCATATTCATCAATAATCAAACAGCTGAAACACAGGCAGATGTGATTGTATGGAGTAAAGGGCATGGTGTTGCTGTCTATCGAGACTACATCGTGATGGTTCCGTTGCAAGCTGCCCGAAAGCAGGACTTATGGCTCGAGCTACACCCCAACATCCAAGTAAAGCCAGAGTACTATGATGCGATCTTAAATGGATTGGAGATATTCAAGATCAGCAACTATGATGGCAACCTTGCTGGATTTAACCCTCCCTTAGATGAGTCTAATATCCAACAGGCTTCTTCCCCTGCACTATCAAAAAAGTCCAAGAAAGGATTGCAAAATCGGATTAAGTACTCAATTAGCGGGggtttactatttattttatgtctctttgttttaatatttatcaaaacaagGAGAAAATGGAAGATGAAGAACACCAAGGATTCATCCCCCTGCAATAATTTTCATGCTGATGATATTACAAAGGCAACTAACAACTTCGATGAATCACTGGTTATTTACAACTTGGACATGGGAAAGGTTtacaaaggtgaaataaatggtACTGAAGTAGCTATCCTTCGAGGGATTAAAGAAATATCAGAACAAGATTTCAAAGAAGGGATAAAAATGCTCTCTCAAACTCACCATCACAACATCGTCTCTCTTTTAGGTTACTGCCAAGAGGACTCTGAGAAGATCCTGGTGTATGAATACATGGATAATGGTACCCTTTCTGATCATCTTCATGATCATTCGAAGCATCTGTCATGGAACCAGAGGCTTGAAATTTGTGTTGGAGCTGCAAGAGGCTTGCACTACCTGCACACCGGCAAAAATCGACCCATCGTACATGGTGATATCAGTACTTCCAGTATCTTGTTGGATGAAAACTGGACAGCCAAGATCTTGAGCTTTGGGTTTACCATGGCATCGCACAACAGTGATGGCTACAGTATCCACATTGGTTCTCAAACTGATGTGTATTCATTTGGGTTGGTTCTGTTGGAAGTATTCTCCGGAAGGGCGCCGCCGCTGAATCTGAAAACGGAGAACGACAAGAACAGCGGCAGCAATGGCGACGATGATCACGAAAGTCTTATTCCACCCGCATCAGATTGCCTTGAGAAGGGAGATGTTGATCAACTCCTGGATCAAAGTTTGAAAGGGAAGATCTCATTGGAATCTGTTGGGAACTTTGTGAAGATCACGAAACAATGCTTGGCTAAGAAAGAGGTGAAGCGGCCATCCATGAGTGAGGTGCTTTACAGCTTAGAGCTACTGCAAATGAGCCAGGATAATGAGTCGAACGAGTCATCGCCCAAGGGGTTATACCCAGAAAGCTGCTCAGATTTGATGATAGGTGTGGAGTTCTCTGATATGTTGATGTCTAGTGGACGATGA